The following coding sequences are from one Gossypium raimondii isolate GPD5lz chromosome 4, ASM2569854v1, whole genome shotgun sequence window:
- the LOC105766615 gene encoding putative HVA22-like protein g, giving the protein MLGDFLNRLLLLVFGYAYPAFECFKMVEKNRVEIEELRFWCKYWILVAFLTIIERITDIFVSWLPMYGEMKFAFVIYLWYPKIKGTNFVYDTFVRPYVAKHETEVDRKIMEMRARAWNVFMHYWSNCSEMGLTKFFEMFQYLAGQSAKLNQAVKQVNHVDQVHKKSDDRSLNVPLPPSPNGLRSPMARNKAWSSAAINRVNSPRFSQSQEDTSPTEYEFDNDDDSIPYSPSNSRLQQARLKLRRTKTQN; this is encoded by the exons atgttgggTGATTTCTTGAACAGATTGCTATT GTTGGTTTTTGGATATGCATATCCAGCATTTGAGTGCTTTAAAATGGTGGAGAAGAACAGGGTTGAGATTGAAGAACTCAGATTTTGGTGTAAATACTG GATCCTTGTGGCGTTTTTGACAATTATTGAGAGGATAACCGACATATTCGTTTCCTG GTTGCCTATGTATGGCGAGATGAAGTTTGCATTCGTTATCTACCTATGGTATCCAAAAATCAAG GGAACCAATTTTGTGTACGATACCTTCGTGCGGCCATACGTGGCGAAACATGAAACAGAAGTGGATCGAAAGATCATGGAGATGAGAGCTCGAGCATGGAACGTGTTTATGCATTACTGGTCAAACTGCTCAGAAATGGGGTTGACTAAATTCTTCGAAATGTTCCAATATTTAGCAGGCCAATCTGCAAAGCTCAATCAAGCTGTCAAGCAAGTCAATCATGTTGATCAAGTCCATAAG AAATCTGATGATCGAAGTCTAAACGTTCCACTGCCACCGTCTCCAAATGGTTTACGGAGTCCGATGGCGAGGAACAAGGCTTGGAGTTCAGCAGCGATAAACCGAGTCAACTCACCCAGGTTCAGTCAATCCCAAGAGGACACCAGCCCAACGGAGTACGAGTTCGACAACGATGATGACTCGATTCCCTATTCCCCAAGTAACTCTAGGCTCCAACAAGCTCGTCTCAAGCTCCGCCGCaccaaaacacaaaattaa
- the LOC105766614 gene encoding 2-Cys peroxiredoxin BAS1, chloroplastic, whose product MACSATSSAAALISSKPRAFSSNSKPFSQSLSLPNPFTGLPAPLLSRPASFSLSRASPSRKSFVVKATSELPLVGNPAPDFEAEAVFDQEFIKVKLSEYIGKKYVILFFYPLDFTFVCPTEITAFSDRYEEFEKLNTEILGVSIDSVFSHLAWVQTDRKSGGLGDLKYPLISDVTKTIAKAYGVLIPDQGIALRGLFIIDKEGIIQHSTINNLAIGRSVDETMRTLQALQYVQENPDEVCPAGWKPGEKSMKPDPKLSKDYFAAI is encoded by the exons ATGGCTTGCTCAGCTACTTCATCGGCCGCGGCTCTCATCTCCTCTAAGCCAAGGGCTTTCTCCTCCAATTCCAAGCCCTTCTCCCAATCCCTTTCTCTCCCCAATCCCTTCACTGGTCTCCCTGCCCCTCTCCTTTCTCGTCCCGCCTCCTTTTCCCTCTCCCGCGCCTCCCCTTCTCGCAAGTCTTTCGTCGTCAAAGCCACC AGTGAGCTTCCACTGGTGGGAAATCCTGCCCCTGATTTTGAGGCTGAGGCCGTCTTTGACCAGGAGTTCATTAAG GTCAAGCTCTCTGAATACATTGGGAAGAAATATGTGATTCTCTTCTTTTACCCGTTGGACTTCACATTTGTTTGCCCCACAG AGATTACTGCTTTCAGTGACCGCTATGAAGAATTTGAGAAGCTAAACACCGAAATATTAGGTGTTTCTATTGACAGTGTG TTCTCTCACCTTGCCTGGGTTCAAACAGATAGAAAGTCAGGTGGTCTTGGTGATTTGAAGTATCCTCTCATATCTGATGTCACAAAGACAATTGCCAAAGCCTATGGAGTGTTGATTCCTGATCAG GGAATTGCATTGAGAGGGCTTTTCATTATAGATAAAGAGGGAATTATCCAGCACTCCACCATCAACAATCTTGCTATTGGACGGAGCGTTGATGAAACAATGAGGACTCTCCAG GCCTTGCAGTATGTGCAGGAAAATCCAGATGAAGTATGCCCAGCTGGGTGGAAACCCGGAGAGAAATCCATGAAACCTGACCCTAAGCTCAGCAAGGATTACTTTGCAGCAATTTGA